In Elaeis guineensis isolate ETL-2024a chromosome 1, EG11, whole genome shotgun sequence, a genomic segment contains:
- the LOC105039373 gene encoding LOW QUALITY PROTEIN: protein LYK5 (The sequence of the model RefSeq protein was modified relative to this genomic sequence to represent the inferred CDS: inserted 3 bases in 3 codons): MGKPKPPCSTXLLLFSFLLFRFPSSQAQQEYLNNAQLDCYGTNGSSTLGYSCNGQRNSCSTFLTFRSQTSYQSPYQIANLLNANASNISTINGVANASQVPVSDLVLVPISCSCSGDYYQHNASYTLKSTIETYFITANDTYEGLSTCQALMAQNPYDSRNLAVGEKLVIPLRCACPTANQTASGFKYLLTYLVATGDDFDAIAQRFRTDSQSIMDANNLSSSSVIYPFTTLLVPLKTEPSKEDLVNPPPPPSPPPPPSPXATGDKGSSNKKWIGIGIGIGVGVLAICGVLIWFLCWRRPERKPIPQAPKIAESPSDALVSSEIHSVIGSLTLYKFQELERATGSFGEDHRIKGSVYRAVINGDNAAVKRLKGDVSNEIDILKHANHSNVIRLSGFCLHEGNTYLVHEFAERGSLSDWLHQKKDWSGSSHLVWRQRVRIAFDVADGLNYLHNYTNPPYXHKNLKSSNILLDREYRAKLSNFGLARPVEDREGPHLTRHVVGTQGYLAPEYLEHGLITPKLDVFAFGVVMLELLSGKEATFAKEGDEKKEVLLWSSIGEVLSGEDVRSKLRSFVDPYLQNDYPFDLAFAMAELARRCVEREPASRPTVTEVFLSLAAIYNSTLDWDPSDFTNSGSTVHVRESDIRFTLAEH; encoded by the exons ATGGGGAAGCCGAAGCCCCCTTGCTCGA CCCTGCttctcttctcctttcttctttttcgcTTCCCCTCCTCCCAAGCTCAGCAAGAATACTTGAACAACGCGCAATTGGACTGCTACGGCACCAACGGCTCCTCCACCCTGGGCTACTCCTGCAACGGGCAGCGCAACTCCTGCTCCACCTTCCTCACCTTCCGATCCCAGACCTCGTATCAGTCCCCCTACCAAATCGCCAACCTCCTCAACGCCAACGCCTCCAATATCTCCACCATCAACGGCGTCGCCAACGCCTCCCAGGTCCCGGTCTCCGACCTCGTCCTCGTCCCTATCTCCTGCTCCTGCTCCGGCGATTACTACCAGCACAACGCCTCCTACACTCTCAAATCGACCATCGAGACTTACTTCATCACCGCCAACGACACCTACGAGGGCCTCTCCACCTGCCAGGCCCTCATGGCCCAGAACCCCTACGACAGCCGGAACCTCGCCGTCGGCGAGAAGCTGGTCATCCCCTTGCGCTGCGCCTGCCCCACCGCCAACCAGACGGCTAGCGGCTTCAAGTATTTGCTCACCTACTTGGTCGCCACCGGCGACGACTTTGACGCGATAGCCCAGAGGTTCCGCACCGACTCCCAGTCGATCATGGACGCGAATAACTTGTCATCCAGCTCCGTCATCTATCCTTTCACCACGCTTCTGGTGCCCCTCAAGACCGAGCCCTCCAAGGAGGACCTCGTGAACCCGCCTCCGCCGCCTTCCCCGCCTCCGCCGCCTTCCC GCGCGACCGGCGACAAAGGCAGCTCTAACAAGAAATGGATAGGGATCGGAATTGGAATCGGAGTCGGTGTTTTAGCCATTTGTGGAGTTCTAATTTGGTTCTTGTGCTGGCGGCGCCCCGAACGCAAGCCAATTCCTCAAGCTCCCAAAATCGCCGAGTCGCCGTCGGATGCTTTGGTTTCTAGCGAGATCCATAGCGTCATCGGGTCGCTGACGTTGTATAAGTTCCAGGAATTGGAGAGGGCCACCGGGTCTTTCGGGGAAGATCACAGGATCAAAGGATCCGTTTACCGGGCTGTCATCAACGGGGACAATGCAGCGGTGAAGAGGCTGAAAGGTGATGTGTCGAACGAGATCGATATATTGAAGCATGCCAATCACTCCAACGTGATCAGGCTGTCCGGCTTCTGCCTCCACGAAGGGAACACCTACCTTGTCCATGAGTTCGCCGAGAGGGGATCTCTCAGCGACTGGCTTCATCAGAAGAAGGATTGGAGTGGTTCGAGTCATCTTGTCTGGCGGCAGAGAGTTCGGATTGCTTTCGACGTGGCTGATGGGCTCAATTATCTGCACAATTACACGAACCCGCCGT ATCACAAGAACTTGAAGAGCAGCAACATCCTCCTTGACAGGGAGTACAGAGCAAAGCTCTCCAACTTTGGCCTGGCGAGACCGGTGGAGGATCGGGAAGGCCCGCACCTCACGAGGCATGTTGTTGGTACTCAGGGATACCTGGCGCCAGAGTATCTAGAGCATGGGCTCATTACCCCTAAGTTGGATGTTTTCGCATTCGGAGTGGTCATGTTGGAGTTGCTGTCAGGTAAGGAAGCTACCTTCGCCAAGGAAGGTGATGAGAAAAAGGAAGTGCTGCTGTGGTCGTCGATAGGAGAAGTTCTCAGCGGAGAAGACGTGAGGAGTAAGTTGAGGAGTTTTGTGGATCCTTATCTACAGAATGATTATCCCTTTGATCTAGCATTTGCCATGGCTGAATTGGCAAGGCGCTGTGTAGAACGCGAGCCTGCATCGCGCCCAACGGTGACTGAGGTCTTTCTGTCCCTGGCAGCAATTTATAATTCTACTTTGGATTGGGATCCATCAGACTTCACGAACTCTGGCTCAACGGTCCATGTAAGGGAATCAGATATCAGATTCACTCTTGCTGAACATTAG
- the LOC105039374 gene encoding protein LYK5-like has protein sequence MGKLKPSCSTALLLFSFLLYCFPSSQAQQDYENNQQAACYATNGSSTLGYSCNGQRNSCSTFLTFRSQTSYQSPYQIANLLNVDASNISTINGVANISSPITIFDLVLVPVACSCSGEYYQHNASYTVKYNDIYFSVANNTYQGLSTCQALAAQNPYDSRNLAVGEKLVIPLRCACPTANQTASGFKYLLTYLVATDDGLDAIAQRFRTDSQSIMDANSLSSSSVIYPFTTLLVPLKTEPSKEDLVNPPPPPSPPPPPSPAATSDKGSSNKKWIGIGIGIGVGVLAICGVLIWFLCWRRPERKPIPQAPKIAESPSDALVSSEIRSVIGSLSLYKFRELERATGSFGEDHRIKGSVYRAVINGDNAAVKRLKGDVSNEIDILKHANHSNVIRLSGFCLHEGNTYLVYEFAERGSLSDWLHHKKDRSGSSHLGWRQRVQIARDVADGLNYLHNYTNPPYVHKNLKSSNILLVREFRAKLSNFGLARPVEDREGPHLTRHVVGTPGYLAPEYLEHGLITPKMDVFAFGVVVLELLSGKGATFATEGDETKEVLLWSSIGEVLSGEDARSKLRSFVDPYLQNDYPFDLAFAMAELAWRCVEREPASRPTMTEVFLSLAAIYNSTLDCNPSDLTNSGSTTNGR, from the coding sequence aTGGGGAAGCTGAAGCCCTCTTGCTCTACTGCTCTGctcctcttctcctttcttctttactGCTTCCCCTCCTCCCAAGCGCAGCAAGATTACGAGAACAACCAACAAGCGGCCTGCTATGCCACCAACGGCTCCTCCACCCTAGGCTACTCCTGCAACGGGCAGCGCAACTCCTGCTCCACCTTCCTCACCTTCCGATCCCAGACCTCGTACCAGTCCCCCTACCAAATCGCCAACCTCCTCAACGTCGACGCCTCCAACATCTCCACCATCAACGGCGTCGCCAACATCTCCTCCCCGATCACCATCTTCGACCTCGTCCTCGTCCCCGTCGCCTGCTCGTGCTCCGGCGAGTACTACCAGCACAACGCCTCCTATACTGTCAAATACAACGACATCTACTTCAGCGTTGCCAACAACACCTACCAGGGCCTCTCCACATGCCAGGCCCTCGCGGCCCAGAACCCCTACGACAGCCGGAACCTCGCCGTCGGCGAGAAGCTGGTCATCCCCCTGCGCTGCGCCTGCCCCACCGCCAACCAGACCGCCAGCGGCTTCAAGTACTTGCTCACCTACTTGGTCGCCACCGACGACGGCCTTGACGCGATAGCCCAGAGGTTTCGCACCGACTCCCAGTCGATCATGGACGCGAATAGCTTGTCATCCAGCTCCGTCATCTATCCTTTCACCACGCTTCTGGTGCCCCTCAAGACCGAGCCCTCCAAGGAGGACCTCGTGAACCCACCTCCGCCGCCTTCCCCGCCTCCGCCGCCTTCCCCCGCCGCGACCAGCGACAAAGGCAGCTCTAACAAGAAATGGATAGGTATCGGAATCGGAATTGGTGTCGGTGTTTTAGCCATTTGTGGAGTTCTAATTTGGTTCTTGTGCTGGCGCCGCCCGGAACGCAAGCCAATTCCTCAAGCTCCTAAAATCGCCGAGTCGCCGTCGGATGCTTTGGTTTCTAGCGAGATCCGTAGCGTTATCGGGTCGCTGTCGTTGTATAAGTTCCGAGAATTGGAGAGGGCCACCGGGTCTTTCGGGGAAGATCACAGGATCAAAGGATCCGTTTACCGGGCTGTCATCAACGGGGACAATGCAGCGGTGAAGAGGCTGAAAGGTGATGTGTCGAACGAGATCGATATATTGAAGCATGCCAATCACTCCAACGTGATCAGGCTGTCCGGCTTCTGCCTCCACGAAGGGAACACCTACCTTGTCTATGAGTTCGCCGAGAGGGGATCTCTCAGCGACTGGCTTCATCACAAGAAGGATAGGAGTGGTTCGAGTCATCTTGGCTGGCGGCAGAGAGTTCAGATTGCTCGTGATGTCGCTGATGGGCTCAATTATCTGCACAATTACACGAACCCGCCGTATGTCCACAAGAACTTGAAGAGCAGCAACATCCTCCTTGTCAGGGAGTTCAGAGCAAAGCTCTCCAACTTTGGCCTGGCAAGACCGGTGGAGGATCGGGAAGGCCCGCATCTCACGAGGCATGTTGTTGGTACTCCGGGATACCTGGCGCCAGAGTATCTAGAGCATGGGCTCATTACCCCTAAGATGGATGTTTTCGCATTCGGAGTGGTCGTGTTGGAGTTGCTATCAGGTAAGGGTGCTACCTTCGCCACGGAAGGTGATGAGACAAAGGAAGTGCTGCTGTGGTCGTCGATAGGAGAAGTTCTCAGCGGAGAAGACGCGAGGAGTAAGTTGAGGAGTTTTGTGGATCCTTATCTACAGAATGACTATCCCTTTGATCTAGCATTTGCTATGGCTGAATTGGCATGGCGCTGTGTAGAACGCGAGCCTGCATCTCGCCCAACGATGACTGAGGTCTTTCTGTCCCTGGCAGCAATTTATAATTCTACTTTGGATTGTAATCCATCAGACTTGACAAACTCTGGCTCAACAACGAATGGAAGGTAA